Genomic segment of Synechococcus sp. A15-28:
TACGGCGACGGCCGGGCGATGTCGATCGTTGAGGGGGTTTTTGAGGGCCAGCGCTGGGAGATGCAACTGAAGGGCGGCGGCCCGACCCCCTACTGCCGTGGGGCCGATGGCCGGGCCGTACTCCGCTCCAGCGTGCGCGAATTTCTGGCCCAGGAGTTCATGCATGCCCTCGGCGTTCCCACCTCCCGTTCACTGGCGCTGTATCGCTCCGAAGCCGAAACGGTGCGACGCCCCTGGTACTCGGACCAGTCACGCTCCTTTGATCCCGACGTGATGGTCGACAACCAGGCCGCCATCAGCACTCGGGTGGCGCCGTCGTTTCTGCGGGTGGGGCAGATCGAGCTGTTCGCACGCCGCGCACGCGACAACGCCCATCCCGATGCCCAGGAGGAACTGCGGCTGATAGTGCAGCACCTGATCGACCGCAACTACCGCACCGAGATTGACGCCGCCCTGCCCTTCCATCAGCAGGTGCTGGAGCTGGCGCGTCTGTTCCGCAGTCGACTCACGGCCCTGGTCGCCAACTGGATGCGCGTCGGCTACTGCCAGGGCAACTTCAACAGCGACAACTGCGCAGCCGGCGGTTACACCCTCGACTACGGCCCCTTCGGCTTCTGCGAATTGTTCGACCCCCGCTTCCAACCCTGGACCGGTGGTGGGGCCCACTTCTCCTTCTTCAATCAGCCGACAGCAGCGGAGGCCAACTACCGGATGTTCTGGCGATCCCTGCGCACTCTGCTGGAGGGGGATGACGCAGCCCAGCGCGAGCTCGATCTACTCAACGAAGGGTTTGCAGTGGCCATGCAGCAGCAACTGGAGGCGATGTGGGCCAGCAAGCTGGCACTCCCCGCCTACGACGAAGCCCTGGTGACCGAGCTGTTGCAGCTGTTGGTGGCCGCCAAG
This window contains:
- a CDS encoding protein adenylyltransferase SelO family protein gives rise to the protein MPTVAHSFEDFSQRIDYSLLKALKPDPEATADGNDHRPRPVFSGHWVPVKPTPIPDPKYVAHSFRLFAELGLSDDLAHNADFTRLFSGDASVATDPMHPWGWATGYALSIYGTEYIQQCPFGTGNGYGDGRAMSIVEGVFEGQRWEMQLKGGGPTPYCRGADGRAVLRSSVREFLAQEFMHALGVPTSRSLALYRSEAETVRRPWYSDQSRSFDPDVMVDNQAAISTRVAPSFLRVGQIELFARRARDNAHPDAQEELRLIVQHLIDRNYRTEIDAALPFHQQVLELARLFRSRLTALVANWMRVGYCQGNFNSDNCAAGGYTLDYGPFGFCELFDPRFQPWTGGGAHFSFFNQPTAAEANYRMFWRSLRTLLEGDDAAQRELDLLNEGFAVAMQQQLEAMWASKLALPAYDEALVTELLQLLVAAKADYIKAFRLLSAIPERVAELHASFYLPCSEDLDQRWQTWLQRWRERITANGNLEETSAAMRRVNPAITWREWLIAPAYQQAELGDNSLVLELQTLFSNPYSDPSPELAARYDQLRPQQFFSAGGISHYSCSS